A DNA window from Plasmodium brasilianum strain Bolivian I chromosome 12, whole genome shotgun sequence contains the following coding sequences:
- a CDS encoding AMP deaminase: MKRPGVNTDSDTPLLKKKKKGWDFLHEVMMKISSNANIKYDENALINKGLTDLKSSNRFSFTLSSSGNIPREELDVTKKILRICNLRDEFIKTFPDIDTPLIDNRRTLEYNKQKNPYKTESSEPLYNPNNVVILKKCNAFINFVDGIFYVHWDANTDQGPKKKEECTEENKLAGAWGIKTTEEFLLSIEEIMIAVQDPACKSFCYQRLKYLEQKFDFHIMFNGALELSETTSIKHRDFYNVRKVDVHVHHSACMQQKALLSFIREKYISEPNTIVYINEKGDKMSLKEIFDKELKSSAYDATVDSLGVHALGNCFHRFDLFNEKYNPFGQKLLRDIFLKTDNYIDGRYLAEITKREIQNLERSKYQHVEWRISIYGRDKNEWLKLAKWVLDNNLSSVRVRWVVQVPRLYHIYKKRKLIKSFDEFLRNIFEPCFQAIKDPEHNKKIFEFLHQVVAWDSVDDETAISKYTMKGGELPPPDKYTSDNNPPYSYYAYYMYVNIRSLNQFLASRNLRPMAFRPHCGETGNISHLATMFLLADRINHGINLRKSPVLLYLYYLKQIGLALSPLSNNALFLQIEKSPFKRFFKIGLNVSLSTDDPLMFHFTDEPLLEEYSICAHIWKLSAVDLCEIARNSVIQSGYEPSFKKHWLGIAEEQDLLNFQNNPEKTNIPNTRMTYRKNTLAEENENIKRLANYTNHA; encoded by the exons ctaaaaaaaaaaaaaaaagggtgGGACTTTCTGCACGAAGTGATGATGAAGATCTCATCAAACgcaaacataaaatatgacGAAAATgctttaataaataaaggaCTTACCGATTTGAAATCCTCGAATCGTTTCAGCTTTACTCTATCTTCATCCGGTAACATTCCCAGAGAGGAACTGGACGTAACAAAG AAAATATTGAGAATATGCAACTTAAGGgatgaatttataaaaactttCCCTGATATTGATACGCCATTAATTGATAATAGGAGAACAttagaatataataaacaaaaaaatccTTATAAAACTGAGTCTTCTGAACCTTTATATAACCCTAACAATgttgttattttaaaaaaatgcaatgcttttattaattttgttgaTGGGATTTTTTACGTTCACTGGGATGCAAACACTGATCAAGGACCTAAAA AAAAAGAAGAGTGCACCGAAGAAAATAAGTTAGCGGGGGCCTGGGGCATAAAAACGACTGAGGAATTTCTGTTGTCCATTGAGGAAATAATGATAGCTGTTCAAGATCCTGCATGCAAAAGTTTTTGTTATCAAAGATTGAAGTACTTGGAACAGAAATTTGATTTCCATATTATGTTTAATGGAGCATTAGAACTAAGTGAAACAACAAGTATTAAACATCGagatttttataatgttcGAAAAGTAGATGTACATGTTCACCATTCTGCATGCATGCAGCAAAAAGCATTGCTAAGTTTtataagagaaaaatatatatctgaACCTAATACTATAGTgtacataaatgaaaaaggagaTAAAATGtcattaaaagaaattttcgataaagaattaaaaagttCAGCATATGATGCAACAGTAGATAGCTTAGGTGTTCATGCATTAGGAAATTGTTTTCACCGATTtgatttatttaatgaaaaatataatccaTTTGGTCAGAAATTATTAAGagacatttttttaaaaacagaTAATTATATAGATGGTAGATACTTAGCTGAAATtacaaaaagagaaatacaaaatttagAGAGATCTAAATATCAACATGTTGAATGGAGAATATCAATTTATGGAAGAGATAAAAACGAATGGTTAAAATTAGCAAAATGGGTATTAGACAACAATTTAAGTAGCGTAAGAGTACGATGGGTTGTACAAGTTCCTCgattatatcatatttataaaaaaaggaaattaataaaatcttTTGATGAATTTCTAAGAAATATATTCGAACCTTGTTTTCAAGCTATAAAAGATCCAGaacataacaaaaaaatttttgaatttttacaTCAAGTTGTTGCTTGGGATAGTGTTGATGATGAAACTGCTATTTCGAAATATACTATGAAAGGAGGGGAACTACCTCCCCCTGACAAATATACAAGCGATAATAACCCTCCTTATTCTTATTACgcttattatatgtatgttaacATAAGATCGTTGAATCAATTTTTGGCTAGTAGGAATTTGAGACCAATGGCATTCAG GCCGCATTGCGGTGAAACGGGGAATATAAGTCATTTGGCCACCATGTTTTTATTAGCTGACAGAATAAATCATGGTATCAATTTGAGGAAATCTCCAGTCCtgttatatttgtattatctTAAGCAAATTGGGCTAGCACTTTCTCCTCTATCGAATAATGCCCTCTTTTTGCAAATAG AGAAAAGCCCATTTAAACGCTTCTTCAAAATTGGGTTAAATGTATCACTATCGACAGATGATCCTTTGATGTTTCATTTTACTGATGAGCCATTATTAGAGGAGTATTCCATATGTGCA CATATATGGAAGTTAAGTGCAGTAGATCTATGCGAAATAGCAAGAAACTCCGTTATTCAAag tggGTATGAACCATCTTTTAAAAAGCACTGGTTGGGAATTGCCGAAGAACAGGACTTACTAAATTTTCAAAACAACCCGGAAAAAACGAATATTCCTAATACTAGGATGACTTACAG GAAAAACACATTAGCTGAAGAGAATGAAAACATAAAGAGACTTGCGAATTATACAAATcatgcataa